A genomic stretch from Panthera uncia isolate 11264 chromosome E3, Puncia_PCG_1.0, whole genome shotgun sequence includes:
- the TNRC6A gene encoding trinucleotide repeat-containing gene 6A protein isoform X1 has protein sequence MRELEAKATKDVERNLSRDLVQEEEQLMEEKKKKKDDKKKKEAAQKKATEQKIKVPEQIKPSVSQPQPANSNNGTSTATSTNNNAKRATANNPQQPQPPQQPPQPPQQPQQPQPQPQPPQALPRYPREVPPRFRHQEHKQLLKRGQHFPVIAANLGSAVKVLSSQSESSALTNQQPQNNGEVQNSKNQSDLNHNTSGSHYENSQRGPVSSPSDSSTNCKNAVVNDSPEKEVWPSVPGSDPELASECMDADSVSSSESERNITIMASGNTGGEKDGLRNSTGLGSQNKFVVGSSSNNVGHGGSTGPWGFSHGAIISTCQVSVDAPESKSESSNNRMNAWGTVSSSSNGGLNPSTLNPASNHGAWPVLENNGLALKGPVGSGSSGINIQCSTIGQMPNNQSINSKVGGSATHGTWGSLQETCESEVSGTQKVSFSGQPQNITTEMTGPNNTTNFMTSSLPNSGSVQNNELPSNTGAWRVSTMNPPQIQAPSVMNGTSLSHLSNGESKSGGSYGTTWGAYGSNYSGDKCSSPNGQANGDTVNATLMQPGMNGPVGTNFQVNANKGGGVWESGAAGSQSASWGSGNGASSGGSRRGWGAPAQNTGTNLPGAEWSKLPSNQHSNDSANGNGKKFTNGWKSTEEEDQGAATSQTNEQNSVWAKTGGTVESEGSTESTGRLEEKATGESQSRDRRKIDQHTLLQSIVNRTDLDPRVLSNSGWGQTPIKQNTAWDTETSPRGERKTDNGTEAWGSSATQTFNSGACVDKTSPTSNDTSSVSGWGDPKPALRWGDSKGSNCQGGWEDDSAATGTVKSNQWGNCKEEKSTWNDSQKSKQGWGDGQKSNQGWAVSASDNWGETSRSNHWGEANKKSSSGGSDSDRSVSGWNELGKTSSFTWGNNINPNNSSGWDESSKPNPSQGWGDPPKSNQSLGWGDSSKPVGSPDWNKPQDLVGSWGIPPATGKPPGTGWLGGPIPAPTKEEEPTGWEEPSPESIRRKMEIDDGTSAWGDPSKYNYKNVNMWNRNVPNGSGRSDQQAQVQQLLPSASAISSKETGGGSGWGEPWGEPSTPATTVDNGTSAWGKPIDSGPSWGEPVAAASSTSTWGSSSVGPQALSKSGPKSMQDGWCGDDMPLPGNRPTGWEEEEDVEIGMWNSNSSQELNSSLNWPPYTKKMSSKGLSGKKRRRERGTMKGGNKQEEAWINPFVKQFSNISFSRDSPEENVQSNKMDLSGGMLQDKRMDIDKHSLNIGDYNRTVGKGPGSRPQISKESSMERSPYFDKNGNPSMFGVGNTAAQARGLQQPPAQPLSSSQPNLRAQVPPPLLSPQVPVSLLKYAPNNGGLNPLFGPQQVAMLNQLSQLNQLSQISQLQRLLAQQQRAQSQRSVPSGNRQQQDQQGRPLSVQQQMMQQSRQLDPNLLVKQQTPPAQQQPLHQPAMKPFLENVMPHTTPELQKGPSPINAFSNFPIGLNSNLNVNMDMNSIKEPQSRLRKWTTVDSISVNTSLDQNSSKHGAISSGFRLEESPFVPYDFMNSSTSPASPPGSIGDGWPRAKSPNGSSSVNWPPEFRPGEPWKGYPNIDPETDPYVTPGSVINNLSINTVREVDHLRDRNSGSSSSLNTTLPSTSAWSSIRASNYNVPLSSTAQSTSARNSDSKLTWSPGSVTNTSLAHELWKVPLPPKNITAPSRPPPGLTGQKPPLSTWDNSPLRVGGGWGNSDARYTPGSSWGESSSGRITNWLVLKNLTPQIDGSTLRTLCMQHGPLITFHLNLPHGNALVRYSSKEEVVKAQKSLHMCVLGNTTILAEFASEEEISRFFAQSQSLTPSPGWQSLGSSQSRLGSLDCSHSFSSRTDLNHWNGAGLSGTSCGDLHGTSLWGAPHYSTSLWGPPSSSDPRGMSSPSPINAFLSVDHLGGGGESM, from the exons CCGCCACAGCAGCCGcagcagccgcagccgcagccgcagccacCACAGGCCTTGCCTCGGTATCCTCGGGAAGTACCACCACGATTTCGCCACCAGGAACACAAACAGCTTCTAAAGAGGGGTCAGCATTTTCCTGTCATAGCAGCAAACCTGGGATCTGCTGTTAAAGTGTTAAGCAGCCAGTCAGAAAGCAGTGCTTTAACAAACCAACAGCCACAAAATAACGGAGAGGTGCAGAACAGCAAAAACCAGTCAG ATCTAAACCACAACACTTCAGGATCCCATTATGAAAATTCGCAGCGGGGACCTGTGTCTTCTCCGAGTGACTCTAGCACAAATTGTAAGAATGCTGTTGTGAACGACTCCCCTGAGAAAGAAGTATGGCCCTCAGTCCCTGGCAGTGATCCAGAGTTGGCTTCAGAATGTATGGATGCTGATTCTGTCTCCAGTTCTGAATCAGAGAGAAACATCACTATCATGGCTTCAGGGAACACAGGTGGTGAAAAAGATGGCCTTCGGAATAGCACTGGACTTGGTTCCCAAAACAAGTTTGTGGTTGGTAGCAGCAGCAATAATGTGGGCCATGGAGGTAGTACTGGGCCATGGGGTTTTTCCCATGGAGCCATAATAAGCACATGTCAGGTCTCTGTGGATGCTCCTGAAAGCAAATCAGAAAGTAGCAACAATAGAATGAATGCTTGGGGCACTGTAAGTTCTTCATCAAATGGAGGGTTAAATCCAAGCACTTTGAATCCAGCTAGCAACCATGGTGCCTGGCCAGTATTAGAAAACAACGGACTTGCCCTAAAAGGGCCTGTAGGGAGCGGTAGTTCCGGCATCAATATTCAGTGCAGTACCATAGGCCAGATGCCTAACAATCAGAGTATTAACTCTAAAGTGGGTGGCTCTGCCACCCATGGTACCTGGGGAAGCCTTCAGGAAACTTGTGAATCTGAAGTAAGTGGTACACAGAAGGTTTCATTCAGTGGTCAACCTCAGAATATTACCACTGAAATGACTGGACCAAATAACACTACTAACTTTATGACCTCTAGTTTACCAAACTCCGGTTCAGTACAGAATAATGAACTGCCTAGTAATACAGGGGCCTGGCGTGTGAGCACAATGAATCCTCCTCAGATACAGGCTCCGTCAGTTATGAATGGCACTTCCCTTTCTCACCTTAGCAATGGAGAGTCAAAAAGTGGAGGCTCTTACGGTACTACGTGGGGTGCCTATGGTTCTAATTACTCTGGAGACAAATGTTCGAGCCCTAACGGCCAAGCTAATGGTGACACTGTGAATGCAACTCTAATGCAGCCTGGCATGAATGGGCCTGTTGGCACTAACTTTCAAGTTAACGCAAATAAAGGAGGAGGCGTGTGGGAGTCCGGGGCAGCGGGTTCCCAGAGTGCGTCATGGGGAAGCGGGAATGGCGCCAGTTCTGGAGGAAGTCGAAGAGGGTGGGGAGCTCCCGCACAAAACACTGGCACTAATCTACCCGGCGCGGAGTGGAGCAAACTGCCTAGCAATCAGCATTCCAATGACAGTGCAAACGGCAATGGTAAGAAGTTTACAAACGGATGGAAATCTACTGAGGAAGAGGATCAGGGTGCTGCCACATCCCAGACAAACGAGCAGAACAGCGTGTGGGCCAAAACAGGAGGAACAGTGGAGAGTGAAGGTAGTACAGAAAGCACTGGACGCCTCGAGGAAAAAGCAACTGGGGAAAGTCAGAGTAGAGATAGGAGGAAAATTGATCAGCACACATTACTCCAAAGCATCGTGAACAGGACTGACTTGGATCCACGTGTCCTCTCCAACTCTGGTTGGGGACAGACTCCGATTAAGCAGAATACTGCCTGGGACACCGAAACTTCACctagaggggaaagaaagactgACAATGGGACAGAGGCCTGGGGAAGCTCTGCCACACAGACTTTTAACTCAGGGGCGTGTGTAGATAAGACTAGCCCTACTAGTAACGATACCTCATCTGTATCGGGGTGGGGAGATCCCAAACCTGCTCTGCGGTGGGGAGATTCCAAAGGCTCGAACTGCCAGGGGGGATGGGAAGATGATTCTGCTGCTACAGGAACGGTCAAGAGCAATCAGTGGGGGAACTGCAAAGAAGAGAAGTCCACGTGGAATGATTCGCAAAAGAGCAAACAGGGATGGGGTGACGGGCAAAAATCAAACCAAGGGTGGGCCGTGTCCGCCAGCGATAACTGGGGAGAAACTTCAAGGAGTAACCATTGGGGTGAGGCTAATAAGAAATCTAGCTCAGGAGGTAGTGACAGTGACCGGTCCGTTTCCGGTTGGAACGAACTTGGTAAAACTAGTTCTTTTACTTGGGGAAATAACATAAATCCAAATAATTCATCAGGATGGGATGAATCTTCTAAACCTAATCCTTCCCAGGGATGGGGAGATCCTCCAAAGTCTAATCAGTCTCTAGGTTGGGGAGATTCGTCGAAGCCAGTCGGTTCTCCAGACTGGAACAAGCCACAAGACCTTGTCGGATCCTGGGGGATCCCGCCAGCTACAGGCAAACCTCCCGGTACAGGCTGGCTGGGAGGACCTATACCAGCCCCGACAAAGGAAGAAGAGCCCACAGGCTGGGAGGAACCATCCCCGGAATCCATACGTCGCAAAATGGAGATTGATGACGGAACTTCGGCTTGGGGAGACCCAAGCAAGTACAACTACAAAAATGTGAACATGTGGAACAGAAACGTCCCGAACGGCAGCGGCCGTTCAGACCAGCAAGCACAGGTCCAGCAGCTGCTCCCGTCTGCAAGTGCCATCTCCAGCAAAGAGACGGGCGGCGGCTCCG GCTGGGGTGAGCCCTGGGGGGAGCCTTCTACTCCAGCCACAACTGTGGATAATGGTACTTCAGCATGGGGTAAACCCATAGACAGTGGTCCCAGCTGGGGGGAGCCCGTTGCTGCGGCATCCAGCACGTccacgtggggctccagctcTGTTGGTCCTCAAGCGTTAAGCAAATCTG GGCCAAAATCTATGCAAGATGGCTGGTGTGGTGATGATATGCCATTGCCTGGAAATCGCCCCACTggctgggaagaggaagaggatgtAGAGATTGGAATGTGGAATAGTAATTCATCTCAAGAGCTTAACTCATCTTTAAATTGGCCACcatatacaaagaaaatgtcaTCGAAG GGTCTGAGTGgcaaaaaaaggagaagggaaagg GGAACCATGAAAGGTGGAAACAAACAAGAAGAAGCGTGGATAAATCCATTCGTTAAACAGTTTTCAAATATCAGTTTTTCG agaGACTCACCAGAAGAAAACGTACAGAGCAATAAGATGGACCTTTCTGGAG GAATGTTACAAGACAAACGAATGGACATAGATAAACATAGCCTAAATATTGGTGATTACAATCGAACGGTCGGGAAAGGCCCTGGTTCTCGGCCTCAGATTTCCAAAGAGTCTTCCATGGAGCGCAGCCCTTATTTTGATAAG AATGGCAATCCCAGTATGTTCGGTGTTGGAAACACAGCAGCACAAGCCCGGGGCCTGCAGCAGCCTCCAGCACAACCTCTTAGTTCATCTCAGCCTAATCTCCGTGCTCAAGTGCCTCCTCCATTACTCTCCCCTCAG GTTCCAGTTTCATTGCTGAAGTATGCACCAAACAACGGTGGCCTGAATCCGCTCTTTGGCCCTCAACAGGTAGCCATGCTGAACCAGCTATCCCAACTAAACCAGCTTTCTCAGATCTCCCAGTTACAG CGATTGTTAGCGCAGCAGCAAAGGGCGCAGAGTCAGAGAAGCGTGCCTTCTGGGAACCGGCAGCAGCAAGACCAGCAG GGTCGACCTCTTAGTGTGCAGCAGCAAATGATGCAGCAGTCTCGCCAACTGGACCCCAACCTGTTGGTGAAGCAACAGACCCCGCCAGCTCAGCAGCAGCCACTCCATCAGCCAGCCATGAAACCTTTCCTCGAGAACGTCATGCCCCACACTACACCCGAGCTGCAGAAAGGGCCGTCACCAATAAATGCTTTCAGCAACTTCCCTATAG gcttgaactcaaacttgAATGTAAATATGGATATGAACAGTATTAAAGAGCCACAGTCAAGACTAAGGAAGTGGACTACAGTGGACAGCATTTCTGTGAACACATCTTTGGATCAAAACTCCAGCAAACATG GTGCTATTTCAAGTGGTTTCAGGCTGGAAGAGTCTCCGTTTGTTCCCTATGACTTTATGAACAGCAGTACTTCTCCAGCCAGTCCTCCAGGTTCAATAGGAGACGGCTGGCCACGTGCCAAATCGCCTAACGGCTCTAGCAGTGTTAATTGGCCACCAG AATTTCGCCCTGGTGAACCATGGAAAGGTTATCCAAACATCGACCCTGAAACTGACCCTTACGTCACTCCTGGCAGTGTCATAAACAATCTTTCAATTAATACTGTGCGGGAAGTTGACCACCTCAGGGACAGGAACAGTG GGTCATCCTCATCCTTGAACACCACGCTGCCTTCAACTAGTGCCTGGTCATCCATTCGTGCCTCCAACTACAACGTTCCCCTCAGCAGTACAGCACAAAGCACTTCAG CCAGAAATAGTGATTCCAAATTGACATGGTCTCCTGGTTCAGTTACAAACACCTCTCTGGCTCATGAGCTGTGGAAGGTCCCTTTACCACCTAAAAACATCACTGCTCCGTCCCGCCCACCTCCGGGACTGACTGGTCAGAAGCCACCCTTGTCTACGTGGGATAACTCTCCCCTTCGTGTAGGTGGAGGATGGGGAAATTCTGACGCCAGGTATACCCCAG GTTCCAGCTGGGGTGAGAGCAGCTCAGGGAGAATAACAAATTGGCTTGTTCTAAAGAACCTTACACCTCAG ATCGATGGCTCAACTCTGCGTACTCTGTGCATGCAGCACGGCCCACTGATAACATTCCACCTGAACCTCCCACATGGAAATGCCCTGGTCCGTTACAGCTCAAAAGAAGAGGTAGTGAAGGCACAGAAGTCTCTGCACAT GTGTGTATTGGGGAACACTACTATTCTTGCTGAGTTTGCCAGTGAAGAGGAGATCAGCCGTTTCTTTGCACAAAGTCAGTCTCTGACCCCTTCTCCCGGCTGGCAGTCTCTCGGGTCCAGCCAGAGCCGGCTGGGCTCCCTCGACTGTTCGCACTCGTTCTCCAGCCGGACCGATCTCAATCACTGGAATGGTGCTGGGCTGTCGGGAACGAGCTGTGGAGACCTTCACGGCACTTCACTCTGGGGGGCCCCCCATTATTCCACAAGCCTGTGGGGGCCTCCCAGCAGCAGCGACCCCCGGGGAATGAGCAGCCCGTCCCCcattaatgcttttctttctgttgaccacctgggtgggggtggagagtcCATGTAG
- the TNRC6A gene encoding trinucleotide repeat-containing gene 6A protein isoform X5, whose product MEEKKKKKDDKKKKEAAQKKATEQKIKVPEQIKPSVSQPQPANSNNGTSTATSTNNNAKRATANNPQQPQPPQQPPQPPQQPQQPQPQPQPPQALPRYPREVPPRFRHQEHKQLLKRGQHFPVIAANLGSAVKVLSSQSESSALTNQQPQNNGEVQNSKNQSDLNHNTSGSHYENSQRGPVSSPSDSSTNCKNAVVNDSPEKEVWPSVPGSDPELASECMDADSVSSSESERNITIMASGNTGGEKDGLRNSTGLGSQNKFVVGSSSNNVGHGGSTGPWGFSHGAIISTCQVSVDAPESKSESSNNRMNAWGTVSSSSNGGLNPSTLNPASNHGAWPVLENNGLALKGPVGSGSSGINIQCSTIGQMPNNQSINSKVGGSATHGTWGSLQETCESEVSGTQKVSFSGQPQNITTEMTGPNNTTNFMTSSLPNSGSVQNNELPSNTGAWRVSTMNPPQIQAPSVMNGTSLSHLSNGESKSGGSYGTTWGAYGSNYSGDKCSSPNGQANGDTVNATLMQPGMNGPVGTNFQVNANKGGGVWESGAAGSQSASWGSGNGASSGGSRRGWGAPAQNTGTNLPGAEWSKLPSNQHSNDSANGNGKKFTNGWKSTEEEDQGAATSQTNEQNSVWAKTGGTVESEGSTESTGRLEEKATGESQSRDRRKIDQHTLLQSIVNRTDLDPRVLSNSGWGQTPIKQNTAWDTETSPRGERKTDNGTEAWGSSATQTFNSGACVDKTSPTSNDTSSVSGWGDPKPALRWGDSKGSNCQGGWEDDSAATGTVKSNQWGNCKEEKSTWNDSQKSKQGWGDGQKSNQGWAVSASDNWGETSRSNHWGEANKKSSSGGSDSDRSVSGWNELGKTSSFTWGNNINPNNSSGWDESSKPNPSQGWGDPPKSNQSLGWGDSSKPVGSPDWNKPQDLVGSWGIPPATGKPPGTGWLGGPIPAPTKEEEPTGWEEPSPESIRRKMEIDDGTSAWGDPSKYNYKNVNMWNRNVPNGSGRSDQQAQVQQLLPSASAISSKETGGGSGWGEPWGEPSTPATTVDNGTSAWGKPIDSGPSWGEPVAAASSTSTWGSSSVGPQALSKSGPKSMQDGWCGDDMPLPGNRPTGWEEEEDVEIGMWNSNSSQELNSSLNWPPYTKKMSSKGLSGKKRRRERGTMKGGNKQEEAWINPFVKQFSNISFSRDSPEENVQSNKMDLSGGMLQDKRMDIDKHSLNIGDYNRTVGKGPGSRPQISKESSMERSPYFDKNGNPSMFGVGNTAAQARGLQQPPAQPLSSSQPNLRAQVPPPLLSPQVPVSLLKYAPNNGGLNPLFGPQQVAMLNQLSQLNQLSQISQLQRLLAQQQRAQSQRSVPSGNRQQQDQQGRPLSVQQQMMQQSRQLDPNLLVKQQTPPAQQQPLHQPAMKPFLENVMPHTTPELQKGPSPINAFSNFPIGLNSNLNVNMDMNSIKEPQSRLRKWTTVDSISVNTSLDQNSSKHGAISSGFRLEESPFVPYDFMNSSTSPASPPGSIGDGWPRAKSPNGSSSVNWPPEFRPGEPWKGYPNIDPETDPYVTPGSVINNLSINTVREVDHLRDRNSGSSSSLNTTLPSTSAWSSIRASNYNVPLSSTAQSTSARNSDSKLTWSPGSVTNTSLAHELWKVPLPPKNITAPSRPPPGLTGQKPPLSTWDNSPLRVGGGWGNSDARYTPGSSWGESSSGRITNWLVLKNLTPQIDGSTLRTLCMQHGPLITFHLNLPHGNALVRYSSKEEVVKAQKSLHMCVLGNTTILAEFASEEEISRFFAQSQSLTPSPGWQSLGSSQSRLGSLDCSHSFSSRTDLNHWNGAGLSGTSCGDLHGTSLWGAPHYSTSLWGPPSSSDPRGMSSPSPINAFLSVDHLGGGGESM is encoded by the exons CCGCCACAGCAGCCGcagcagccgcagccgcagccgcagccacCACAGGCCTTGCCTCGGTATCCTCGGGAAGTACCACCACGATTTCGCCACCAGGAACACAAACAGCTTCTAAAGAGGGGTCAGCATTTTCCTGTCATAGCAGCAAACCTGGGATCTGCTGTTAAAGTGTTAAGCAGCCAGTCAGAAAGCAGTGCTTTAACAAACCAACAGCCACAAAATAACGGAGAGGTGCAGAACAGCAAAAACCAGTCAG ATCTAAACCACAACACTTCAGGATCCCATTATGAAAATTCGCAGCGGGGACCTGTGTCTTCTCCGAGTGACTCTAGCACAAATTGTAAGAATGCTGTTGTGAACGACTCCCCTGAGAAAGAAGTATGGCCCTCAGTCCCTGGCAGTGATCCAGAGTTGGCTTCAGAATGTATGGATGCTGATTCTGTCTCCAGTTCTGAATCAGAGAGAAACATCACTATCATGGCTTCAGGGAACACAGGTGGTGAAAAAGATGGCCTTCGGAATAGCACTGGACTTGGTTCCCAAAACAAGTTTGTGGTTGGTAGCAGCAGCAATAATGTGGGCCATGGAGGTAGTACTGGGCCATGGGGTTTTTCCCATGGAGCCATAATAAGCACATGTCAGGTCTCTGTGGATGCTCCTGAAAGCAAATCAGAAAGTAGCAACAATAGAATGAATGCTTGGGGCACTGTAAGTTCTTCATCAAATGGAGGGTTAAATCCAAGCACTTTGAATCCAGCTAGCAACCATGGTGCCTGGCCAGTATTAGAAAACAACGGACTTGCCCTAAAAGGGCCTGTAGGGAGCGGTAGTTCCGGCATCAATATTCAGTGCAGTACCATAGGCCAGATGCCTAACAATCAGAGTATTAACTCTAAAGTGGGTGGCTCTGCCACCCATGGTACCTGGGGAAGCCTTCAGGAAACTTGTGAATCTGAAGTAAGTGGTACACAGAAGGTTTCATTCAGTGGTCAACCTCAGAATATTACCACTGAAATGACTGGACCAAATAACACTACTAACTTTATGACCTCTAGTTTACCAAACTCCGGTTCAGTACAGAATAATGAACTGCCTAGTAATACAGGGGCCTGGCGTGTGAGCACAATGAATCCTCCTCAGATACAGGCTCCGTCAGTTATGAATGGCACTTCCCTTTCTCACCTTAGCAATGGAGAGTCAAAAAGTGGAGGCTCTTACGGTACTACGTGGGGTGCCTATGGTTCTAATTACTCTGGAGACAAATGTTCGAGCCCTAACGGCCAAGCTAATGGTGACACTGTGAATGCAACTCTAATGCAGCCTGGCATGAATGGGCCTGTTGGCACTAACTTTCAAGTTAACGCAAATAAAGGAGGAGGCGTGTGGGAGTCCGGGGCAGCGGGTTCCCAGAGTGCGTCATGGGGAAGCGGGAATGGCGCCAGTTCTGGAGGAAGTCGAAGAGGGTGGGGAGCTCCCGCACAAAACACTGGCACTAATCTACCCGGCGCGGAGTGGAGCAAACTGCCTAGCAATCAGCATTCCAATGACAGTGCAAACGGCAATGGTAAGAAGTTTACAAACGGATGGAAATCTACTGAGGAAGAGGATCAGGGTGCTGCCACATCCCAGACAAACGAGCAGAACAGCGTGTGGGCCAAAACAGGAGGAACAGTGGAGAGTGAAGGTAGTACAGAAAGCACTGGACGCCTCGAGGAAAAAGCAACTGGGGAAAGTCAGAGTAGAGATAGGAGGAAAATTGATCAGCACACATTACTCCAAAGCATCGTGAACAGGACTGACTTGGATCCACGTGTCCTCTCCAACTCTGGTTGGGGACAGACTCCGATTAAGCAGAATACTGCCTGGGACACCGAAACTTCACctagaggggaaagaaagactgACAATGGGACAGAGGCCTGGGGAAGCTCTGCCACACAGACTTTTAACTCAGGGGCGTGTGTAGATAAGACTAGCCCTACTAGTAACGATACCTCATCTGTATCGGGGTGGGGAGATCCCAAACCTGCTCTGCGGTGGGGAGATTCCAAAGGCTCGAACTGCCAGGGGGGATGGGAAGATGATTCTGCTGCTACAGGAACGGTCAAGAGCAATCAGTGGGGGAACTGCAAAGAAGAGAAGTCCACGTGGAATGATTCGCAAAAGAGCAAACAGGGATGGGGTGACGGGCAAAAATCAAACCAAGGGTGGGCCGTGTCCGCCAGCGATAACTGGGGAGAAACTTCAAGGAGTAACCATTGGGGTGAGGCTAATAAGAAATCTAGCTCAGGAGGTAGTGACAGTGACCGGTCCGTTTCCGGTTGGAACGAACTTGGTAAAACTAGTTCTTTTACTTGGGGAAATAACATAAATCCAAATAATTCATCAGGATGGGATGAATCTTCTAAACCTAATCCTTCCCAGGGATGGGGAGATCCTCCAAAGTCTAATCAGTCTCTAGGTTGGGGAGATTCGTCGAAGCCAGTCGGTTCTCCAGACTGGAACAAGCCACAAGACCTTGTCGGATCCTGGGGGATCCCGCCAGCTACAGGCAAACCTCCCGGTACAGGCTGGCTGGGAGGACCTATACCAGCCCCGACAAAGGAAGAAGAGCCCACAGGCTGGGAGGAACCATCCCCGGAATCCATACGTCGCAAAATGGAGATTGATGACGGAACTTCGGCTTGGGGAGACCCAAGCAAGTACAACTACAAAAATGTGAACATGTGGAACAGAAACGTCCCGAACGGCAGCGGCCGTTCAGACCAGCAAGCACAGGTCCAGCAGCTGCTCCCGTCTGCAAGTGCCATCTCCAGCAAAGAGACGGGCGGCGGCTCCG GCTGGGGTGAGCCCTGGGGGGAGCCTTCTACTCCAGCCACAACTGTGGATAATGGTACTTCAGCATGGGGTAAACCCATAGACAGTGGTCCCAGCTGGGGGGAGCCCGTTGCTGCGGCATCCAGCACGTccacgtggggctccagctcTGTTGGTCCTCAAGCGTTAAGCAAATCTG GGCCAAAATCTATGCAAGATGGCTGGTGTGGTGATGATATGCCATTGCCTGGAAATCGCCCCACTggctgggaagaggaagaggatgtAGAGATTGGAATGTGGAATAGTAATTCATCTCAAGAGCTTAACTCATCTTTAAATTGGCCACcatatacaaagaaaatgtcaTCGAAG GGTCTGAGTGgcaaaaaaaggagaagggaaagg GGAACCATGAAAGGTGGAAACAAACAAGAAGAAGCGTGGATAAATCCATTCGTTAAACAGTTTTCAAATATCAGTTTTTCG agaGACTCACCAGAAGAAAACGTACAGAGCAATAAGATGGACCTTTCTGGAG GAATGTTACAAGACAAACGAATGGACATAGATAAACATAGCCTAAATATTGGTGATTACAATCGAACGGTCGGGAAAGGCCCTGGTTCTCGGCCTCAGATTTCCAAAGAGTCTTCCATGGAGCGCAGCCCTTATTTTGATAAG AATGGCAATCCCAGTATGTTCGGTGTTGGAAACACAGCAGCACAAGCCCGGGGCCTGCAGCAGCCTCCAGCACAACCTCTTAGTTCATCTCAGCCTAATCTCCGTGCTCAAGTGCCTCCTCCATTACTCTCCCCTCAG GTTCCAGTTTCATTGCTGAAGTATGCACCAAACAACGGTGGCCTGAATCCGCTCTTTGGCCCTCAACAGGTAGCCATGCTGAACCAGCTATCCCAACTAAACCAGCTTTCTCAGATCTCCCAGTTACAG CGATTGTTAGCGCAGCAGCAAAGGGCGCAGAGTCAGAGAAGCGTGCCTTCTGGGAACCGGCAGCAGCAAGACCAGCAG GGTCGACCTCTTAGTGTGCAGCAGCAAATGATGCAGCAGTCTCGCCAACTGGACCCCAACCTGTTGGTGAAGCAACAGACCCCGCCAGCTCAGCAGCAGCCACTCCATCAGCCAGCCATGAAACCTTTCCTCGAGAACGTCATGCCCCACACTACACCCGAGCTGCAGAAAGGGCCGTCACCAATAAATGCTTTCAGCAACTTCCCTATAG gcttgaactcaaacttgAATGTAAATATGGATATGAACAGTATTAAAGAGCCACAGTCAAGACTAAGGAAGTGGACTACAGTGGACAGCATTTCTGTGAACACATCTTTGGATCAAAACTCCAGCAAACATG GTGCTATTTCAAGTGGTTTCAGGCTGGAAGAGTCTCCGTTTGTTCCCTATGACTTTATGAACAGCAGTACTTCTCCAGCCAGTCCTCCAGGTTCAATAGGAGACGGCTGGCCACGTGCCAAATCGCCTAACGGCTCTAGCAGTGTTAATTGGCCACCAG AATTTCGCCCTGGTGAACCATGGAAAGGTTATCCAAACATCGACCCTGAAACTGACCCTTACGTCACTCCTGGCAGTGTCATAAACAATCTTTCAATTAATACTGTGCGGGAAGTTGACCACCTCAGGGACAGGAACAGTG GGTCATCCTCATCCTTGAACACCACGCTGCCTTCAACTAGTGCCTGGTCATCCATTCGTGCCTCCAACTACAACGTTCCCCTCAGCAGTACAGCACAAAGCACTTCAG CCAGAAATAGTGATTCCAAATTGACATGGTCTCCTGGTTCAGTTACAAACACCTCTCTGGCTCATGAGCTGTGGAAGGTCCCTTTACCACCTAAAAACATCACTGCTCCGTCCCGCCCACCTCCGGGACTGACTGGTCAGAAGCCACCCTTGTCTACGTGGGATAACTCTCCCCTTCGTGTAGGTGGAGGATGGGGAAATTCTGACGCCAGGTATACCCCAG GTTCCAGCTGGGGTGAGAGCAGCTCAGGGAGAATAACAAATTGGCTTGTTCTAAAGAACCTTACACCTCAG ATCGATGGCTCAACTCTGCGTACTCTGTGCATGCAGCACGGCCCACTGATAACATTCCACCTGAACCTCCCACATGGAAATGCCCTGGTCCGTTACAGCTCAAAAGAAGAGGTAGTGAAGGCACAGAAGTCTCTGCACAT GTGTGTATTGGGGAACACTACTATTCTTGCTGAGTTTGCCAGTGAAGAGGAGATCAGCCGTTTCTTTGCACAAAGTCAGTCTCTGACCCCTTCTCCCGGCTGGCAGTCTCTCGGGTCCAGCCAGAGCCGGCTGGGCTCCCTCGACTGTTCGCACTCGTTCTCCAGCCGGACCGATCTCAATCACTGGAATGGTGCTGGGCTGTCGGGAACGAGCTGTGGAGACCTTCACGGCACTTCACTCTGGGGGGCCCCCCATTATTCCACAAGCCTGTGGGGGCCTCCCAGCAGCAGCGACCCCCGGGGAATGAGCAGCCCGTCCCCcattaatgcttttctttctgttgaccacctgggtgggggtggagagtcCATGTAG